In Blautia wexlerae DSM 19850, a single window of DNA contains:
- a CDS encoding BlaI/MecI/CopY family transcriptional regulator: MSDTYYGLSKMEYNLMKYFWNTNAPVSFSEVEKYCNTELHYGWAQPTLHTYLTRLVKKGILHSKGKGYKCKRSYYPELTEQELAHKYATDFVDNTFNGSISDLLVSLTYNTKLSESDIEELKNIINNNTCD, from the coding sequence ATGAGTGATACATACTATGGTTTATCGAAAATGGAATATAATCTAATGAAATATTTTTGGAACACCAATGCTCCTGTTTCTTTTTCTGAAGTGGAAAAATATTGTAATACGGAATTACATTATGGTTGGGCTCAACCAACTTTACACACTTATTTAACTCGTCTTGTGAAAAAAGGGATTCTTCATTCGAAAGGAAAGGGCTATAAGTGTAAACGTTCCTATTATCCTGAACTTACGGAACAGGAATTAGCACATAAATATGCTACAGATTTTGTAGATAATACTTTCAATGGTTCTATTTCAGATCTGCTGGTTTCATTAACGTACAACACAAAATTGTCAGAGTCAGATATTGAAGAACTGAAAAATATTATTAACAATAATACTTGCGATTAA
- a CDS encoding plasmid recombination protein: MPKTVSVHNGSAANREHNRRNPRTTGQMPHIQQDLVHHNETWIDIPVREAYKQIFQTAVDDYNRRQSRPERKIRDYYNQIRKSAKKHTAYELIIQIGDKNDTGLSADNEIACLREYYNNWQQRNPNLFLCGAYLHRDESTVHLHMDYIPVAHGYTRGMCIQNGLVRALGEQGFFKEGRQTAQILWEKRERQELERIARDHGIDIYHPDGEKRHHLDTEIYKLTQEISRQHIELDQNANDLKTGKQALDDVQNALSADRQEYTMLRQQLSNARRAIDVYEKLKQEYGSLQDSYRELQNQHNQLIQATTIIKGTSREEVPHRRSIVSGNYSVPEDEYKLLLSDHQIADTYRRELAKYQQQIERLADIREWGIWLL, translated from the coding sequence ATGCCTAAGACTGTGAGTGTGCATAATGGCAGCGCAGCAAATCGAGAGCATAACCGGCGTAATCCCAGAACAACCGGTCAGATGCCACATATACAGCAGGATCTTGTTCATCATAATGAGACATGGATAGATATTCCTGTCCGAGAAGCCTATAAGCAGATTTTCCAGACTGCAGTCGATGATTACAATCGTCGTCAGTCAAGACCAGAGAGGAAGATTAGAGATTATTACAATCAGATTAGGAAATCAGCTAAGAAACATACCGCCTATGAGCTGATTATCCAGATTGGAGATAAGAATGACACTGGCTTGTCGGCAGACAATGAGATTGCCTGTCTCCGAGAATATTATAATAATTGGCAGCAGCGTAATCCTAATCTTTTTCTGTGTGGGGCATATCTGCATCGGGATGAGTCTACAGTCCACCTGCATATGGACTATATCCCAGTGGCACATGGATATACCAGAGGGATGTGTATCCAAAACGGACTGGTACGGGCGTTGGGCGAACAGGGATTCTTCAAAGAAGGCAGACAGACTGCTCAAATTTTATGGGAGAAGCGCGAACGACAAGAACTGGAACGTATTGCCCGGGATCATGGCATTGATATCTATCATCCGGATGGTGAGAAGAGACATCACCTGGATACGGAGATATACAAGCTTACGCAGGAAATTTCGCGTCAGCATATAGAATTAGACCAAAATGCGAATGACCTTAAGACAGGAAAACAGGCCCTTGATGATGTCCAAAATGCATTATCTGCAGATAGACAGGAATATACCATGCTCCGGCAGCAGCTTAGTAATGCCAGAAGAGCGATAGATGTTTATGAAAAGTTGAAACAGGAGTATGGGAGTCTACAGGATTCTTACAGAGAACTGCAAAATCAACATAATCAACTTATACAGGCAACTACTATAATCAAGGGTACGAGTAGAGAAGAGGTACCTCATCGTCGTTCTATTGTGAGTGGTAATTATAGTGTTCCGGAAGATGAGTACAAGCTGTTGTTGTCTGACCATCAGATTGCTGATACATACCGTAGAGAATTGGCAAAATACCAGCAGCAGATAGAGAGGCTGGCAGATATAAGAGAGTGGGGGATATGGCTCTTGTAA
- a CDS encoding DUF5688 family protein: MALVIYILLYADQNNYNTCLCQKEIVENWDVSEEELWEVAMRNTMMDALPRIYYRPDDTVNPPYTKGAFMAAGTEENFRIGKDDNPMVTTVRGINGAIAMFYPGVQEELAELTGGDYYVVFPSVDGAMIHSVDGIQPRDLLWRLKCTRSMMTEGLLSKYVYKYNSEKKQLEQMYL, from the coding sequence ATGGCTCTTGTAATCTACATCTTGCTATATGCAGATCAGAATAATTATAATACGTGTCTCTGTCAAAAAGAGATAGTAGAGAACTGGGATGTATCGGAAGAGGAACTGTGGGAAGTTGCAATGCGAAATACGATGATGGATGCATTGCCGCGGATATATTACAGACCAGATGATACTGTAAATCCACCATACACTAAAGGAGCATTTATGGCAGCAGGAACCGAAGAAAATTTCAGAATAGGTAAAGATGATAATCCGATGGTTACAACGGTTCGTGGGATAAATGGAGCAATTGCGATGTTTTATCCGGGCGTACAAGAAGAGTTGGCGGAACTTACCGGCGGAGATTATTATGTGGTATTTCCAAGCGTTGATGGTGCAATGATACATTCGGTAGACGGTATTCAACCAAGGGATTTGTTATGGCGATTAAAGTGTACCAGAAGTATGATGACAGAGGGGCTCTTGAGCAAATATGTATATAAATATAATTCTGAAAAAAAGCAGTTAGAGCAAATGTATCTGTAG
- a CDS encoding DUF6075 family protein, with protein MKGKMLKEVQFVDDEHEKFFLDNIVRCRYEEVYHHALIYCLGISETTRRNIDSIYDFATGCIKTECLCEDWQTSGSIRIVRLAFCLYCDGTLSVNDMEDVDSKLAECREYTVGQIFCCEYAKYFLEAIKLRYPEYCL; from the coding sequence ATGAAAGGCAAAATGTTAAAAGAAGTACAATTTGTGGATGACGAACATGAAAAATTTTTCTTGGATAATATTGTAAGATGCAGATATGAGGAGGTGTATCATCATGCCCTGATATATTGTCTGGGAATTAGCGAGACTACGCGAAGGAATATAGACAGTATTTATGATTTTGCAACAGGATGCATTAAAACAGAATGTCTTTGTGAAGACTGGCAGACGAGCGGGAGTATTAGAATTGTAAGATTAGCATTTTGCCTATATTGTGATGGAACACTGAGTGTAAATGATATGGAGGATGTGGATTCTAAGTTGGCAGAATGTAGAGAATACACAGTAGGACAGATTTTCTGCTGCGAATATGCTAAATATTTTTTGGAAGCGATTAAATTAAGATATCCGGAATATTGCTTATGA
- a CDS encoding PIN domain-containing protein, which translates to MIDTNVILDVLLKRSPFYETAIEVLKLSARDDIQEFVSASAITDIYYIAYKNLRDKAAVRELLKKLLLIVSVAGVSEEEIQKALELEWNDFEDSVQYSVAALNEMDGIITRNVKDYSSAEMQVWEPAQFLEKTKC; encoded by the coding sequence TTGATTGATACAAATGTAATATTGGATGTGTTGTTGAAACGATCTCCATTTTACGAAACAGCGATAGAAGTTTTAAAGTTATCGGCAAGAGATGATATTCAGGAATTTGTTTCAGCTTCAGCAATTACAGATATTTACTACATTGCATATAAGAATTTAAGAGATAAGGCAGCAGTAAGAGAGCTTCTGAAAAAACTGCTTTTGATTGTGTCCGTGGCAGGTGTTTCGGAGGAAGAAATCCAAAAAGCACTGGAATTGGAATGGAACGATTTTGAGGATTCTGTACAGTATTCAGTAGCAGCACTAAATGAGATGGATGGAATAATTACTCGAAATGTAAAGGATTATTCATCAGCAGAAATGCAGGTATGGGAACCGGCTCAGTTTCTTGAAAAAACAAAGTGCTGA
- a CDS encoding IS110 family transposase — MNAVGIDVSKGKSMVTILRPFGEIVSSPFEIKHTSSDIHSLIKLIHSIEGESRVVMEHTGRYYEALAHQLSAADLFVSAVNPKLVKDFNNDSLRKIKSDKADSVKIARYALDKWQSLEPYSITDELRAQLKVMNRQFHFYVKQKTAMKNNLIGLIDQTYPNANTYFNSPTRSDGSQKWVDFVSTYWHVDCIRKMSLNAFVEHYQNWCKRKKYAFNKSKAEEIYTKTKELVPVFPKNEITKHIIRQAIDQLNSTSVTVETIRTLMNETASKLPEYSIVMQFKGIGPSLGPQLMAEIGDVTRFTHKGALTAFAGVDPGVNESGSYAQKSVPTSKRGSSNLRKTLFQVMDVLIKTMPQDDPVYQFMDRKRTQGKPYYVYMTAGANKFLRIYYGRVKEYLSVLPDPS, encoded by the coding sequence ATGAACGCAGTAGGTATCGATGTTTCAAAAGGTAAAAGTATGGTTACAATTCTGAGACCATTTGGGGAGATTGTATCCTCTCCTTTTGAGATTAAGCACACATCCAGTGATATCCATTCACTTATTAAACTTATTCATTCTATCGAAGGTGAATCCCGGGTTGTAATGGAACATACCGGCCGCTACTACGAAGCACTTGCTCACCAGCTTTCAGCAGCAGATCTCTTTGTCAGTGCTGTTAATCCCAAGTTGGTCAAAGATTTTAATAACGATTCTCTTCGCAAAATCAAGTCCGACAAAGCTGATTCTGTCAAGATTGCCCGCTACGCTCTTGACAAATGGCAAAGTCTTGAACCGTATAGTATTACAGATGAATTACGCGCTCAGCTAAAGGTCATGAATCGTCAGTTCCATTTCTATGTGAAACAAAAAACGGCTATGAAAAATAATCTTATTGGCCTCATTGACCAGACCTATCCAAATGCAAATACTTATTTCAATAGTCCCACCCGCAGTGATGGTTCCCAGAAATGGGTTGATTTTGTCTCTACATACTGGCATGTAGATTGCATTCGTAAAATGTCTCTAAACGCTTTTGTTGAACATTATCAGAACTGGTGCAAGCGCAAAAAATATGCCTTCAATAAATCAAAAGCGGAAGAAATTTACACCAAAACAAAGGAACTTGTTCCAGTATTTCCTAAGAATGAAATAACCAAACATATCATCAGACAAGCTATCGATCAGCTCAACAGTACTTCCGTTACTGTCGAAACAATACGCACTCTCATGAACGAGACTGCCTCAAAGCTTCCTGAATACTCAATTGTCATGCAGTTTAAAGGGATCGGTCCATCTCTCGGTCCACAGCTTATGGCTGAGATCGGTGATGTAACCAGATTCACGCATAAAGGAGCCCTTACTGCATTCGCCGGAGTTGATCCTGGGGTAAACGAATCTGGTTCCTATGCACAAAAAAGCGTCCCAACATCCAAACGTGGATCTTCAAATTTAAGAAAGACTCTTTTTCAAGTAATGGATGTTCTTATCAAAACCATGCCTCAGGATGATCCTGTATATCAATTCATGGACAGAAAACGCACCCAGGGTAAGCCTTACTATGTTTATATGACTGCAGGTGCTAATAAATTTCTCAGAATATACTATGGACGAGTGAAAGAATATCTTTCTGTTCTTCCTGATCCAAGCTAA
- the tnpA gene encoding IS200/IS605 family transposase has protein sequence MEKDIFNINKNQLSYGRGYVYSLQYHLVWCTKYRKKVLKDGIDLECKKMLQDLAEEYRFQILAMEVMPDHIHMLVDCRPQFYISDMIKIMKGNLARQMFLLHPELKKELWGGHLWNPSYCAVTVSDRSREQVSAYIEGQKEKEKRKP, from the coding sequence ATGGAAAAAGATATATTTAATATAAATAAAAATCAGCTTTCATATGGTAGAGGATATGTATATTCTCTGCAGTATCATCTGGTCTGGTGTACGAAATACAGGAAGAAAGTATTAAAAGACGGAATCGACCTGGAATGCAAAAAGATGCTGCAGGATCTGGCAGAAGAGTATCGGTTTCAGATACTGGCAATGGAAGTCATGCCGGATCATATCCACATGCTTGTGGATTGCCGGCCGCAGTTTTATATTTCAGATATGATCAAGATCATGAAAGGGAATCTTGCACGTCAGATGTTCCTTTTACATCCGGAGCTGAAAAAAGAACTGTGGGGAGGACATTTGTGGAACCCGTCTTATTGTGCCGTTACAGTCAGTGACCGGAGCCGTGAGCAGGTATCTGCCTATATCGAAGGCCAGAAGGAAAAAGAAAAGAGAAAGCCCTGA
- a CDS encoding transposase — MRTVSSYGVEIRKQNIPARQTMEIYRQAVGYLTEIYAQVWEELRKIPETKKRFNTAEHMGHMTKKNTARFDFDLRFPKMPSYLRRSAIQHALGSVSSYETRLGQWKETGVLSGRPKLTCRNHAMPVFYRDVMYREGAEGKDEAYLKLYDGHDWKWFRVYLKRTDMEYLRRNWKGKKTSAPALEKRHRRYFLRFSCTEEVTLMKTPVKEQIICSVDLGINTDAVCTIMRSDGTVLGRRFIDHPSEKDRMYRTLGRIRRFQREHGSAQTQGRWAYTKRLNTELGKKTAGAIVRYAEENHADVIVFEYLEMQGKISGKKKQKLHLWRKRDIQRRCEHQAHRKEMRISRICAWNTSRLAYDGSGAVTRDRENHSLCTFQTGKRYNCDLSASYNIGARYFIRELLKPLPATERSLLEAKVPPVKRRTSCVYADLRKLHSEMELLKAA; from the coding sequence ATGCGGACAGTATCCAGCTATGGTGTGGAGATACGAAAACAGAATATCCCGGCCCGTCAGACAATGGAGATCTATCGTCAGGCAGTCGGTTACCTGACAGAGATCTACGCACAGGTCTGGGAAGAACTGAGGAAGATTCCGGAGACAAAAAAGCGTTTTAATACCGCAGAGCATATGGGGCACATGACGAAGAAAAACACAGCCCGGTTTGATTTTGACCTTCGTTTTCCGAAGATGCCGTCTTACCTCCGCAGGTCCGCGATCCAGCATGCGCTTGGAAGTGTATCTTCGTATGAGACCCGGCTGGGGCAGTGGAAAGAGACCGGAGTGCTGTCCGGAAGGCCGAAACTTACCTGCAGGAACCATGCCATGCCGGTCTTTTACCGGGATGTGATGTACCGCGAAGGAGCAGAAGGAAAAGATGAAGCATATCTGAAACTGTACGACGGGCATGACTGGAAATGGTTCCGTGTATATTTAAAACGTACCGATATGGAATATCTTCGCAGGAACTGGAAAGGAAAGAAGACATCGGCCCCTGCGTTGGAAAAGAGACACCGCCGGTATTTTCTTCGTTTTTCCTGTACAGAAGAAGTAACACTGATGAAAACACCGGTAAAAGAACAGATCATCTGCAGTGTGGATCTGGGGATCAATACTGATGCGGTCTGTACCATCATGCGCTCAGACGGAACTGTCCTGGGAAGAAGATTCATAGATCATCCCAGTGAAAAAGACCGGATGTACCGCACACTGGGACGGATCCGCAGATTCCAGAGGGAACATGGCTCTGCGCAGACACAGGGAAGATGGGCATATACGAAACGTCTGAACACAGAACTGGGTAAAAAGACTGCAGGTGCGATTGTAAGATATGCGGAAGAAAACCATGCAGATGTGATCGTGTTCGAATATCTGGAGATGCAGGGGAAGATATCGGGAAAGAAAAAACAGAAACTGCACCTGTGGAGAAAGCGGGATATCCAAAGACGCTGTGAACATCAGGCACACAGGAAAGAGATGCGGATATCCCGGATCTGTGCATGGAATACCAGCAGACTGGCTTATGATGGTTCCGGGGCGGTAACACGTGACCGGGAAAATCACAGCCTCTGTACTTTTCAGACAGGAAAACGATATAATTGTGACCTGTCAGCATCCTATAATATAGGAGCCAGATATTTTATAAGGGAACTTTTAAAACCCCTTCCGGCAACGGAAAGGTCTTTGCTGGAGGCAAAAGTCCCTCCTGTAAAGCGTAGAACTTCATGTGTCTATGCAGATCTGAGGAAACTCCATTCAGAAATGGAACTCTTAAAAGCAGCATAG
- a CDS encoding FeoA family protein yields the protein MHSLSDSTQGYTYTIKWMFGLPEVMKSMHDMDIHEGSTIRVLRKFHDSLIISSANRKIVLGNEVADRIQV from the coding sequence ATGCATTCATTATCAGATTCTACTCAGGGATACACTTACACCATTAAATGGATGTTCGGACTGCCGGAAGTTATGAAATCCATGCACGATATGGATATTCATGAAGGCAGCACAATTCGTGTTCTCCGCAAATTCCACGATTCTCTTATAATTTCTTCTGCAAACCGAAAGATTGTTCTTGGAAATGAAGTTGCAGACAGAATACAGGTATAG
- a CDS encoding DUF6809 family protein, whose protein sequence is MDNDNREKNEMSVMHDDLCKEKKEKAYQCYQKLRVQLTDELAEELDELMNKHMEIYPQELEESFAMGFKTGARLMCEIFSEETE, encoded by the coding sequence ATGGATAATGACAATAGAGAAAAAAATGAAATGTCAGTAATGCATGATGATTTATGTAAAGAGAAAAAAGAGAAGGCATACCAGTGCTATCAGAAATTGAGAGTTCAACTGACAGATGAGCTTGCTGAAGAACTGGATGAACTGATGAATAAACATATGGAAATATATCCACAGGAGCTGGAAGAAAGTTTTGCCATGGGATTTAAAACAGGGGCAAGGCTGATGTGCGAGATTTTCAGTGAAGAAACAGAATGA
- a CDS encoding FadR/GntR family transcriptional regulator has protein sequence MFRKIDKTSTFNDVLKQIIENIQNGELQPGDALPAERILAEEFGISRPALREVLKALSLLGITVSVHGGANYIATDLHSCLTEPLSIIFQMYNSKIQDALQLRGALESKAAFLAAQNCTPLDAAELQLIIARLDSTQDEKIRGDLDRDLHLKIAQISANPLILSVLNASAQITENMIVGIRSYLMQKNNDAPEIDSQHTRLVQAITNNDAPLAEKVMNEHMHTIEYLLNEITSDNLTISDNVQQP, from the coding sequence ATGTTTAGAAAAATAGATAAAACCAGTACATTCAACGATGTTCTGAAACAAATTATCGAAAATATCCAAAACGGAGAATTACAACCCGGCGATGCACTTCCTGCTGAACGTATTCTGGCAGAAGAATTCGGAATCTCCAGACCAGCATTACGAGAAGTCCTGAAGGCTCTTTCCCTGCTCGGGATTACTGTCAGCGTACATGGCGGTGCCAATTATATTGCAACTGATCTTCACAGCTGTCTTACTGAACCTCTGTCTATCATATTTCAAATGTACAACAGCAAAATTCAGGATGCATTGCAGCTTCGAGGCGCACTGGAAAGCAAAGCTGCTTTTCTCGCCGCCCAAAACTGTACACCGCTGGATGCTGCTGAACTCCAGCTTATCATTGCCAGACTGGACAGCACTCAGGATGAAAAAATCCGCGGTGATCTGGATCGTGATCTGCATCTGAAAATTGCTCAGATTTCTGCCAATCCATTAATACTGAGTGTATTAAATGCCTCTGCACAGATTACTGAAAATATGATCGTTGGAATACGTTCCTATCTTATGCAGAAAAATAACGATGCACCGGAGATTGATTCCCAGCACACTCGGCTTGTTCAGGCAATAACCAATAATGATGCACCTCTTGCAGAAAAAGTTATGAACGAACATATGCATACTATAGAATATCTCCTGAATGAAATTACGTCTGACAACCTCACAATTTCTGATAACGTTCAACAACCATAA
- a CDS encoding ABC-ATPase domain-containing protein, whose product MKNSEELRQQLRSINRKSYPAYKGLKSLYHFGNYILSIDHVQGDPFASPSHVSIQISHRDAGFPVECYKDTLTGTTLCDYLTRQFEKQVSQYSFRAKGSGKSGLLTVSHCGQEILSRTACEITEKGITARFFVGFPANGRTINATELEKILFDFLPVCIQKSFFYSSLNAKELQNYIELAEDQEFIRQTLPAKNLCAFIADGSILPRESGISSRPMKASVPFTSPDSLRISINLPHKGKITGMGIPKGITLIVGGGYHGKSTLLNALELGVYNHIPGDGREYVITDATAVKLRSEDGRFIKDVDISMFINDLPNKKDTRCFSTLDASGSTSQAAGIVESMEAGSHLFLLDEDTSATNFMVRDAFMQQVIQREKEPITPFLERAEDLYKKAGISTILVAGSSGAFFHIADTIIQMDNYVPKDITASVKKLCCQYPLPSVSVTDFQLPHSHRIMSRPAESSKRLRHNSRGNHSDSGAAKPERLKIRISGTDGFSLGRQEIDLRYTEQLIDAEQTAALGLLLKYAVEHLADGRRTLPEIVQFLWKNLSLHGLSFFTENQKISCGYATPRIQEIYACLNRYRGL is encoded by the coding sequence ATGAAAAATTCAGAGGAACTGCGTCAGCAGCTTCGTTCCATAAACCGCAAAAGTTATCCGGCATATAAAGGGCTGAAGAGTCTGTATCATTTTGGAAATTATATTCTGTCCATCGACCATGTGCAGGGAGATCCTTTTGCTTCTCCCTCTCATGTCAGCATTCAGATTTCACACAGAGATGCCGGATTTCCCGTCGAATGTTATAAAGATACGCTTACCGGGACTACTCTTTGCGACTATCTTACACGTCAGTTTGAAAAACAGGTCAGTCAGTACAGCTTTCGTGCAAAAGGCTCCGGCAAAAGCGGCCTGCTCACTGTCAGTCATTGTGGTCAGGAGATTCTTTCCCGGACAGCCTGTGAAATAACAGAAAAAGGCATAACCGCCCGCTTTTTTGTGGGCTTCCCTGCTAATGGCCGCACGATCAATGCCACTGAACTGGAGAAAATCCTTTTTGATTTTCTGCCTGTATGCATTCAAAAATCCTTTTTCTATTCCAGCCTTAATGCAAAGGAATTACAGAATTATATAGAGCTTGCAGAGGATCAGGAATTTATCCGTCAGACGCTGCCCGCAAAAAATCTCTGCGCATTCATAGCCGACGGCTCCATCCTCCCAAGAGAAAGCGGTATTTCCTCCCGCCCTATGAAAGCTTCCGTTCCCTTTACTTCTCCGGACAGTCTGCGCATTTCCATAAATCTTCCCCATAAAGGAAAAATCACAGGCATGGGGATTCCAAAGGGAATCACTCTGATCGTAGGTGGTGGATATCATGGCAAATCCACGCTTCTGAATGCACTTGAACTTGGTGTATACAATCATATCCCCGGAGATGGACGTGAATACGTGATCACAGATGCAACTGCTGTCAAACTGCGTTCAGAAGATGGCCGTTTTATCAAGGATGTGGATATTTCCATGTTTATAAATGATCTTCCAAACAAGAAAGATACCCGCTGTTTCTCTACACTGGATGCCAGTGGAAGCACTTCCCAGGCAGCCGGTATCGTAGAAAGCATGGAAGCCGGAAGCCACCTTTTTCTTCTTGACGAAGACACCTCCGCAACTAACTTCATGGTTCGTGATGCTTTCATGCAACAGGTTATTCAGCGTGAGAAAGAGCCGATCACTCCGTTTCTGGAGCGTGCAGAAGATCTTTATAAAAAAGCAGGGATTTCTACAATTCTTGTTGCCGGAAGTTCCGGGGCATTCTTTCATATTGCAGATACAATTATCCAGATGGACAATTACGTTCCAAAAGATATTACAGCTTCTGTCAAAAAATTATGCTGTCAATATCCTCTGCCTTCTGTTTCAGTTACTGATTTTCAGCTTCCGCACAGCCATCGCATTATGAGCAGGCCTGCCGAATCTTCTAAGCGCCTCAGACATAACAGTCGTGGAAATCATTCCGATTCCGGTGCCGCAAAACCTGAGCGCCTGAAAATCAGAATCTCCGGAACAGATGGCTTCTCTCTCGGCAGACAGGAGATTGATCTCCGCTATACAGAACAGCTTATTGACGCAGAACAGACCGCTGCCTTAGGTCTCCTGCTGAAATATGCAGTTGAACATCTGGCAGACGGCAGACGTACCCTGCCTGAAATTGTGCAGTTTCTCTGGAAAAATCTCTCTTTACATGGTCTGTCCTTTTTTACGGAGAATCAAAAAATTTCCTGTGGTTACGCTACTCCCCGTATTCAGGAAATTTATGCCTGTCTTAATCGTTACAGAGGTTTATAA
- a CDS encoding aminopeptidase — protein MERRNAWLSYTEAEEKELEQVAKAYRNFLNVGKTERECVTQIIREARAAGYESLEEKTAKGEKLKAGDKVYTVGMKKIIALFHIGQDDISEGMNILGAHIDSPRLDVKQNPLYEDTDLAYLDTHYYGGVKKYQWVTLPLAIHGVVVKKDGSTAEVNIGEDEDDPIVYITDLLIHLAGKQMQKKATEVIEGENLDILIGSRPLKDLEDDKKKEAVKQNVLNILKEKYDMEEEDFLSAELEIVPAGKARECGLDRSMIAAYGQDDRVCAYTSLLAMLGMDTPKHTSCCLFTDKEEIGSVGATGMQSRFFENAVAELLDAMGCYSDLRLRRTLKNSSMLSSDVSAGYDPAYGEAFEKKNAAYLGRGIVLNKFTGARGKSGSNDANAEYVARVRNIFDSHEVAFQTAELGKVDVGGGGTIAYIAALYGMEVIDSGVAVLSMHAPWEVTSKADIYEARKAYKAFLLEA, from the coding sequence ATGGAACGTAGAAATGCATGGCTTTCTTATACAGAAGCAGAAGAAAAAGAACTGGAGCAGGTTGCAAAAGCGTATCGCAATTTCCTTAATGTGGGAAAAACAGAGCGTGAATGTGTGACGCAGATCATCAGAGAAGCACGGGCAGCAGGTTATGAATCTCTGGAAGAGAAGACTGCGAAGGGTGAGAAACTGAAAGCAGGAGATAAAGTTTATACAGTCGGAATGAAGAAAATCATTGCACTGTTTCATATCGGACAGGATGATATTTCTGAGGGAATGAATATTCTGGGAGCACACATTGATTCTCCACGTCTTGATGTCAAACAGAATCCATTATATGAGGATACGGATCTTGCATATCTGGATACCCATTATTATGGCGGTGTTAAGAAATACCAGTGGGTGACTCTTCCCCTGGCAATTCATGGCGTAGTGGTAAAGAAAGACGGAAGTACAGCAGAAGTAAATATCGGTGAGGATGAGGATGATCCGATCGTATATATCACAGACCTTCTGATCCATCTTGCAGGAAAGCAGATGCAGAAAAAAGCGACAGAAGTGATCGAGGGAGAGAATCTGGACATCCTGATCGGCAGCAGACCACTGAAAGACCTGGAAGATGATAAGAAGAAAGAGGCAGTAAAACAGAATGTACTGAATATCCTTAAAGAGAAGTATGATATGGAAGAGGAAGATTTTCTTTCTGCAGAGCTGGAGATCGTACCGGCAGGAAAGGCAAGAGAGTGTGGTCTGGACAGAAGTATGATCGCTGCTTATGGACAGGATGACAGAGTGTGCGCATATACTTCTCTGCTTGCAATGCTTGGGATGGACACCCCGAAACACACTTCCTGCTGTCTGTTTACTGATAAAGAAGAGATTGGAAGCGTAGGTGCAACCGGTATGCAGTCACGTTTCTTTGAGAACGCAGTGGCTGAACTTCTGGATGCAATGGGATGCTACAGTGATCTGAGATTGAGAAGAACTCTGAAGAATTCCAGTATGCTTTCCTCTGATGTAAGTGCAGGCTACGATCCGGCTTATGGGGAGGCATTTGAGAAAAAGAATGCAGCTTATCTTGGAAGAGGTATCGTATTAAATAAATTTACCGGAGCAAGAGGTAAATCCGGCTCGAATGATGCAAATGCAGAATATGTGGCAAGAGTCAGAAATATTTTTGACAGCCATGAAGTTGCATTCCAGACAGCTGAGCTTGGAAAAGTAGACGTGGGCGGAGGCGGAACAATCGCCTATATCGCAGCACTTTATGGAATGGAAGTTATTGACAGCGGTGTGGCAGTACTCAGTATGCATGCACCATGGGAAGTGACAAGCAAGGCAGATATTTACGAAGCCAGGAAAGCATATAAGGCATTTTTGCTGGAAGCATAA